A part of Paenarthrobacter sp. A20 genomic DNA contains:
- a CDS encoding alpha/beta hydrolase, protein MTEAPAFPAPVVLWSHDEAERAGKPLLVLLHGYGSNEEDLFSLAGLLPDGFVVAALRAPMPMGPGFTWFPLTASIDYSLDAVKLAAEYALGWLDTVKANHSSVTLLGFSMGMAMATTMVRYRPADFAAVVGLSGFVIDAGADAAFRDHELDGSMPMFWGRDQQDPVITQDKIEYTMGWVRKHVDLTKVLYTGMWHGINQQEIGHVGEFLTHKVLTD, encoded by the coding sequence ATGACTGAAGCCCCCGCATTCCCCGCGCCCGTTGTCCTGTGGTCCCACGACGAAGCCGAGCGTGCCGGCAAGCCACTCCTGGTCCTGCTGCACGGCTACGGTTCCAACGAGGAGGACCTCTTCAGCCTGGCCGGGCTGTTGCCTGACGGCTTCGTGGTGGCGGCACTCCGGGCGCCGATGCCCATGGGGCCGGGCTTCACGTGGTTCCCCCTCACAGCGTCCATCGACTACTCGCTGGACGCCGTGAAGCTTGCCGCGGAATACGCGCTGGGGTGGCTGGACACGGTCAAAGCCAACCACTCATCGGTGACCTTGCTTGGCTTCTCCATGGGCATGGCGATGGCTACCACCATGGTCCGCTACCGTCCCGCGGACTTTGCTGCCGTCGTCGGACTTTCAGGTTTTGTGATCGACGCCGGCGCTGACGCCGCCTTCCGGGACCACGAACTGGATGGCTCGATGCCCATGTTCTGGGGCCGGGACCAGCAGGATCCGGTCATTACCCAGGACAAGATCGAATACACCATGGGCTGGGTGCGAAAGCACGTAGACCTCACCAAGGTGCTCTACACCGGGATGTGGCACGGCATCAACCAGCAGGAGATCGGGCACGTGGGTGAATTCCTGACCCACAAAGTCCTCACCGATTGA
- a CDS encoding RNA-binding S4 domain-containing protein produces MSNPEIEEIPIRDDMIRLGQLLKLANLVEDGVEATELIKNGLVKVNDEIDDRRGRQLHVGDTVTVNGQTVRITAA; encoded by the coding sequence ATGAGCAATCCGGAAATCGAAGAGATCCCCATCCGCGACGACATGATCCGCCTTGGCCAACTGCTGAAGCTTGCCAACCTCGTGGAAGACGGTGTCGAAGCCACGGAGCTCATCAAGAACGGCTTGGTCAAAGTCAACGACGAGATCGATGACCGCCGTGGCCGCCAACTCCACGTGGGCGATACCGTGACCGTCAACGGCCAGACTGTGCGGATCACCGCCGCCTGA
- a CDS encoding DMT family transporter encodes MGTVPQPSPRPVLPLALGLPIAVATGLVIPLQGRINGALGARLEDGIAAAVVSFTTGLLLISAISFATPKGRAGLQRIIPAVRNRSFPRFYVMAGAIGALFVFAQSFTVALLGVALFTVAAVTGQTLSGLLVDRMGIGPGGKRAITGVRVLGSVLTVAAVAWAVSPRFGGDADIASLVLPVLLPLAAGFFMSFQQAMNGTATVHYGTPIAATLVNFIAGSAILWIAWLIKLAVAGPGNPLPSEWWYYLGGPMGCLFIGLAALLVRSLGVLITGLGMIAGQLVGSLLLDVVIPSPGAVVALPTVLGTVLTLAAIIVATLPWPKGAFARRGHAKGR; translated from the coding sequence GTGGGGACGGTGCCGCAGCCTTCTCCCCGTCCTGTCCTTCCGCTCGCCCTTGGCCTCCCCATTGCAGTCGCAACAGGCTTGGTCATCCCGCTCCAAGGAAGGATCAACGGGGCACTTGGCGCCAGGCTCGAGGACGGCATTGCCGCCGCCGTGGTGAGCTTCACCACAGGACTCCTGCTCATCAGTGCAATTTCCTTTGCAACACCCAAAGGCAGGGCCGGCCTCCAGCGCATTATCCCCGCCGTCCGGAACCGCAGCTTTCCACGCTTCTACGTCATGGCCGGTGCCATCGGTGCATTGTTCGTGTTTGCCCAGTCGTTCACCGTCGCCCTGCTGGGGGTAGCGCTCTTCACTGTTGCCGCGGTGACGGGGCAGACATTGAGCGGATTGCTGGTGGACCGGATGGGCATCGGACCGGGAGGGAAACGTGCCATCACGGGAGTGCGGGTCCTGGGCAGCGTCCTGACCGTTGCCGCCGTCGCCTGGGCAGTTTCGCCCCGGTTCGGCGGCGACGCCGATATCGCCTCCCTCGTGTTGCCCGTCCTGCTGCCACTTGCTGCCGGATTCTTCATGAGCTTCCAACAAGCCATGAATGGAACGGCCACCGTTCACTACGGGACGCCGATTGCAGCCACGCTGGTCAACTTCATTGCCGGGTCAGCCATCCTCTGGATCGCATGGCTCATTAAGCTTGCCGTCGCCGGCCCGGGCAATCCGCTTCCCTCGGAGTGGTGGTACTACCTCGGCGGGCCCATGGGCTGCCTCTTCATCGGGCTGGCGGCCCTCCTGGTCCGCAGCCTCGGCGTGCTGATCACCGGCTTGGGCATGATTGCCGGTCAGCTGGTGGGATCGTTGCTGCTCGACGTCGTGATCCCCAGTCCCGGCGCCGTGGTCGCCTTGCCCACGGTGCTGGGTACGGTACTGACGCTCGCCGCCATCATCGTGGCCACCTTGCCGTGGCCCAAAGGCGCTTTCGCACGAAGAGGCCATGCCAAAGGCCGGTAG
- a CDS encoding glycine--tRNA ligase, whose product MAAKSVLDQVISLSKRRGFVFQAGEIYGGSRSAWDYGPLGAELKENIKRQWWQSMVRGREDVVGLDSSVILPRQVWEASGHVEVFSDPLVECLSCHKRYRADHLEEEYEEKKGRPAENGLKDIACANCGTRGEWTEPQEFSGLLKTFLGPVASDEGMHYLRPETAQGIFVNFNNVLTTSRKKPPFGIGQIGKSFRNEITPGNFIFRTREFEQMEMEFFVEPGTDEEWHQYWMKERMSWYTGLGIREDNLRFFEHPLEKLSHYSKGTTDIEYRFGFQGSEWGELEGIANRTDFDLSTHAKASGTDLSYFNQATNERYTPFVIEPAAGLTRSFMAFLIDAYTEDEAPNAKGGVDVRTVLKLDPRLAPVKAAVLPLSRNEDLSPKAKALGAQLRKNWNIDFDDAGAIGRRYRRQDEIGTPFCITVDFDTLEDQAVTIRERDTMSQERVSLDKVEGYLAARLIGA is encoded by the coding sequence ATGGCAGCAAAATCCGTCCTTGACCAGGTCATTTCCCTCTCCAAGCGGAGGGGCTTTGTCTTCCAGGCCGGTGAAATCTATGGTGGCTCCCGTTCCGCATGGGACTACGGTCCCCTCGGCGCGGAGCTGAAGGAAAACATCAAGCGGCAGTGGTGGCAGAGCATGGTCCGGGGCCGCGAGGACGTTGTAGGCCTGGATTCCTCCGTCATCCTTCCCCGCCAGGTATGGGAAGCGTCCGGCCACGTGGAGGTCTTCTCCGATCCTTTGGTGGAGTGCCTGTCCTGCCACAAGCGCTACCGTGCAGACCACCTCGAGGAAGAGTACGAGGAAAAGAAGGGCCGTCCCGCTGAGAACGGCCTCAAGGACATCGCCTGTGCCAACTGCGGCACCCGTGGCGAATGGACCGAGCCGCAGGAATTCTCCGGCCTTCTGAAGACGTTCCTCGGCCCGGTGGCCAGCGACGAAGGCATGCACTACCTCCGCCCGGAAACCGCCCAGGGCATCTTCGTGAACTTCAACAACGTGCTCACCACCTCCCGGAAGAAGCCGCCGTTCGGCATCGGCCAGATCGGCAAGTCCTTCCGTAACGAGATCACCCCGGGCAACTTCATCTTCCGTACCCGCGAGTTCGAGCAGATGGAGATGGAATTCTTCGTCGAGCCCGGCACCGATGAAGAGTGGCACCAGTACTGGATGAAAGAGCGCATGTCCTGGTACACGGGCCTGGGCATCCGTGAAGACAACCTCCGTTTCTTCGAGCACCCGCTGGAGAAGCTCAGCCACTACTCCAAGGGCACTACGGACATCGAATACCGTTTCGGTTTCCAAGGCTCCGAGTGGGGCGAGCTCGAAGGCATCGCCAACCGGACGGACTTCGACCTCTCCACCCACGCCAAGGCCTCGGGCACCGACCTGAGCTACTTCAACCAGGCAACCAACGAGCGCTACACCCCGTTCGTGATCGAGCCCGCCGCTGGCCTGACCCGCTCCTTCATGGCCTTCCTGATCGACGCGTACACCGAGGATGAGGCACCCAACGCCAAGGGCGGCGTCGACGTCCGTACGGTGCTGAAGCTGGATCCGCGCCTTGCCCCGGTCAAGGCAGCCGTCCTGCCCCTGAGCCGCAACGAGGACTTGTCCCCCAAGGCCAAGGCGTTGGGCGCCCAGTTGCGCAAGAACTGGAACATCGACTTCGACGACGCCGGAGCCATCGGCCGCCGCTACCGTCGCCAGGACGAGATCGGTACCCCGTTCTGCATCACCGTGGACTTCGACACGCTCGAAGACCAGGCAGTCACCATCCGTGAGCGCGACACCATGAGCCAGGAACGCGTGTCCTTGGACAAGGTTGAAGGCTACCTGGCAGCACGCTTGATCGGCGCCTGA
- a CDS encoding GNAT family N-acetyltransferase, with product MALEYREWKEGDDLALLEIWGSPETLPAEQFRAALAPSGNQPWRRCIVAEDVVDGVRIPVAAGVVHEASLHPERLWVYIEVAKDHRREGVGATLLTMLRREAGNSPSGVSKLRSKVEPGTAGAAFAAAAGLAPIQRSQLVVVEPEPLSLPRFGDGSEEAASERVEDLATGSVELSDVVGKYYSHVHHWDSPGELGVATVQRLFLHDLTGAHGAIVLRAPKASAFGEGVPASRKGKIQAFAISYAQGNTDEPSDVFLGHDPQLSTDDASAAVRDLLALIAYQHPVLLEVDESMTALRNVLTPLLESGKAHVRGADTLIVSD from the coding sequence GTGGCTTTGGAGTACCGCGAATGGAAGGAAGGCGACGACCTCGCCCTCCTGGAGATCTGGGGTAGCCCGGAGACCCTTCCCGCCGAGCAGTTCCGTGCCGCCCTGGCGCCGTCGGGCAACCAGCCATGGCGCCGGTGCATCGTGGCCGAGGACGTCGTGGACGGCGTACGGATTCCCGTTGCGGCAGGCGTGGTCCATGAGGCATCGCTGCACCCCGAACGCCTCTGGGTTTACATCGAGGTTGCCAAGGACCATCGCCGGGAAGGCGTCGGCGCCACGCTGCTGACCATGCTTCGCCGCGAAGCCGGGAACTCGCCGTCGGGCGTTTCCAAGCTGCGCAGCAAGGTGGAACCGGGAACTGCTGGTGCGGCATTTGCTGCGGCTGCGGGACTGGCACCGATCCAGCGTTCGCAGCTGGTGGTTGTGGAGCCTGAGCCTCTGTCATTGCCGAGGTTCGGCGACGGTTCCGAGGAAGCTGCGTCGGAGCGTGTGGAGGACCTGGCGACTGGTTCCGTTGAGCTCAGTGATGTGGTGGGTAAGTACTACTCGCACGTCCACCACTGGGATAGCCCGGGGGAGCTGGGCGTTGCAACGGTTCAGCGCTTGTTCCTGCATGACCTGACAGGTGCCCATGGCGCAATAGTCCTGCGCGCGCCCAAGGCCAGTGCCTTCGGCGAAGGCGTTCCCGCGAGCCGCAAGGGAAAGATCCAGGCGTTTGCCATCAGCTACGCCCAGGGCAACACCGACGAACCGTCGGACGTCTTCCTCGGCCATGATCCTCAACTGTCCACTGACGATGCGTCGGCTGCGGTGAGGGATCTGCTGGCGCTCATTGCCTACCAGCACCCGGTGTTGTTGGAAGTTGACGAATCGATGACGGCCCTGCGGAATGTCCTCACTCCGTTGCTGGAATCAGGCAAGGCCCACGTGCGCGGTGCGGATACGTTGATCGTGAGCGACTGA
- a CDS encoding YibE/F family protein, translating into MGHGHSHGHSESSEPTPQALASRKRANWILAAILVPLGVLTLVAMMVMWPSGSREGITFSSPYQAAPGVTFDTGRIQSVVVESCTQTGQTDTGQTGTGQTDTGQNNQSGGSQCTFAFTEPDKGGDVVKVVINPDVAMSHGVDVGDSIRYLNLSAVQGANAGSGAPAYVFVDFVRSIPIALLAVLYAAVVIAVARWRGFRALLGLVGAYFVLVSFILPGLVEGKPPLLLALVGSTVIMIGVLYFAHGFSARTSTALLGTIFGLSITALLAAWATDAANLAGVGNHDASTLVNMSSQISISGIILCGLIISGLGVLNDVTITQSSAVWELYELAPNTSARKLFTSAMRIGRDHIASTVYTIAFAYAGAALPILIIVMLYDRPLAEALTSAELSEEVIRTLVGSIGLVLAIPVTTLIAVLVVKATGMKRPAPADGPSVGPDDVEDTGALAAAAAVARSDAHDAGTRLDAPAKPARPGSRRAQREAERRSPE; encoded by the coding sequence ATGGGCCACGGTCACTCCCACGGTCATTCTGAAAGTTCCGAGCCAACGCCGCAGGCTCTTGCCTCGCGGAAGAGGGCCAACTGGATATTGGCGGCCATACTTGTTCCGCTGGGCGTCCTGACCCTGGTGGCCATGATGGTCATGTGGCCCTCGGGCAGCCGGGAAGGGATCACTTTCTCAAGCCCGTACCAAGCTGCCCCGGGCGTCACGTTCGATACCGGCCGGATCCAGAGCGTGGTGGTGGAAAGCTGCACGCAAACCGGCCAGACGGATACGGGCCAAACAGGCACCGGCCAAACGGACACCGGCCAAAACAACCAGTCCGGCGGCTCGCAGTGCACGTTCGCCTTTACGGAGCCGGACAAGGGCGGGGATGTAGTCAAGGTGGTCATCAACCCTGACGTTGCCATGTCCCACGGCGTGGACGTGGGGGACTCCATCCGGTACTTGAACCTCTCCGCGGTCCAGGGTGCCAACGCGGGCAGCGGCGCTCCTGCCTATGTCTTTGTCGATTTTGTCCGCAGCATTCCCATCGCGCTGCTGGCCGTCCTGTACGCGGCGGTGGTTATCGCGGTTGCCCGTTGGCGCGGCTTCCGGGCGCTCCTTGGGCTGGTGGGTGCGTACTTCGTCCTGGTCAGCTTCATCCTGCCCGGATTGGTGGAGGGCAAACCCCCGCTGCTGCTGGCGTTGGTGGGGTCCACGGTGATCATGATCGGGGTCCTGTATTTTGCGCACGGATTCTCGGCGCGAACGTCCACGGCCCTCTTGGGGACCATATTTGGGCTCAGCATCACAGCGCTGTTGGCGGCCTGGGCTACGGATGCCGCCAACCTGGCCGGCGTCGGAAACCACGATGCCTCAACGCTGGTGAACATGTCGAGCCAGATCTCCATCTCCGGGATCATTCTCTGCGGCCTGATCATTTCCGGCCTGGGCGTGCTTAATGACGTCACCATTACCCAGTCCTCGGCAGTGTGGGAACTCTATGAACTGGCGCCCAACACCAGCGCCCGCAAACTGTTCACCTCGGCCATGCGGATCGGCCGGGACCACATCGCCTCCACGGTGTACACCATCGCTTTTGCCTACGCGGGCGCAGCCCTTCCGATACTCATCATCGTGATGCTCTACGACCGTCCCTTGGCTGAAGCGCTCACCAGCGCCGAACTCTCCGAAGAAGTCATCCGAACGCTCGTGGGTTCCATCGGGCTGGTTCTTGCGATCCCGGTCACGACGCTGATCGCCGTCCTCGTCGTCAAGGCGACCGGCATGAAGCGCCCAGCTCCTGCGGATGGGCCGTCGGTTGGTCCCGACGACGTCGAGGACACCGGCGCGCTGGCGGCAGCGGCCGCCGTCGCGCGGTCCGACGCGCACGACGCCGGAACCCGCCTCGACGCTCCCGCCAAACCTGCACGGCCGGGCAGCCGCCGCGCCCAGCGGGAAGCGGAGCGGCGCAGCCCGGAATAG
- a CDS encoding ABC transporter ATP-binding protein — protein MKAAGVPAVQAAGLHKSFGKVHAVRGLDLTVQQGEVVAFLGPNGAGKTTTIDMILGLSTPDRGSVSVFGHTPRAAIARGQVAAVMQTGGLLRDISVRETVQLTAAMFDSSRPVDEVLTRAGILDIADRRVEKCSGGQQQRLRFAMALVSDPGLLILDEPTTGMDVAGRRDFWTAIRADASRGRTVIFATHYLEEADAYADRIVLVRQGAVVADGTAAQVKNLASGRTVRAALPPGDRELLAGLPPAATVEYDAGRVTVRTSDSDTVVRYLLNNTGAHDLEVVAHNLEEAFVALTADEPGTGAIHHALEGDRA, from the coding sequence ATGAAAGCAGCAGGTGTACCGGCCGTTCAGGCCGCCGGACTTCACAAGAGCTTTGGAAAGGTCCACGCAGTTCGCGGGCTGGACCTGACGGTGCAGCAGGGGGAGGTGGTGGCCTTCCTTGGGCCCAATGGCGCCGGCAAGACCACCACCATCGACATGATCCTTGGGCTGAGCACCCCGGACCGGGGCAGTGTCTCGGTCTTCGGGCACACGCCACGGGCTGCGATTGCCAGGGGCCAGGTGGCTGCAGTGATGCAGACCGGTGGCTTGCTGCGGGATATCAGCGTCCGGGAGACGGTGCAGCTCACTGCAGCGATGTTCGACTCCTCGCGCCCGGTTGACGAAGTCCTGACCCGCGCAGGCATCCTGGACATCGCGGACCGGAGGGTGGAGAAGTGTTCCGGCGGGCAACAGCAGCGCCTGCGCTTTGCCATGGCGTTGGTCTCCGACCCCGGGCTGCTCATCCTCGATGAACCGACCACCGGTATGGACGTAGCGGGGCGCCGTGATTTTTGGACTGCCATCAGGGCCGACGCGTCGCGGGGGCGAACCGTCATCTTCGCCACCCACTATCTTGAGGAGGCTGATGCCTACGCCGATCGCATCGTCCTGGTCCGCCAAGGGGCTGTTGTTGCCGACGGCACGGCAGCACAGGTGAAGAACCTCGCGTCCGGACGGACGGTCCGGGCAGCGCTGCCGCCGGGGGACCGGGAGCTGCTGGCCGGGCTGCCGCCGGCCGCCACAGTGGAGTACGACGCCGGGCGCGTCACCGTCCGAACCTCCGACTCGGACACAGTGGTCCGCTACCTGCTCAACAACACCGGTGCCCACGACCTTGAAGTGGTCGCCCACAACCTGGAGGAGGCCTTCGTGGCGCTCACCGCGGACGAACCAGGGACGGGCGCTATCCACCACGCATTGGAAGGAGACCGGGCATGA
- a CDS encoding ABC transporter permease: MSQAPAIQDRKPSAGGINRTFLWIEIKRMLRNRRTVIFTVLMPAIFFFIFGLSNKDQLLPNGHSYGQYILISLTVYAAMTAATGAGSQVAVERAQGWSRQLRLTPLLPGAYIAVKAAAALTLSLVAVIAQFVIGAIAGVTMDPQIWLTAGLVAWLGSLVFAALGLFVGYLMPSQNVMQILGPALAILAMLGGLFMPIEIMGDTFGEIAKFTPAYGIGQLARSPITGDFDALWIVNVLVWLAIFVGGAAMAFRRDTKRV; the protein is encoded by the coding sequence ATGAGCCAGGCACCAGCCATCCAGGACCGGAAGCCATCCGCAGGCGGCATCAACCGCACCTTCCTGTGGATAGAAATCAAGCGGATGCTCCGAAACCGCAGGACCGTCATCTTTACCGTCCTGATGCCGGCCATCTTCTTCTTCATCTTTGGGCTGTCCAACAAGGACCAACTGCTTCCCAACGGCCATAGCTACGGGCAGTACATCCTGATCAGCCTCACCGTCTACGCGGCCATGACGGCAGCCACAGGTGCGGGCAGCCAGGTGGCTGTTGAACGGGCGCAGGGCTGGAGCAGGCAACTGCGGCTCACCCCGCTCCTGCCGGGGGCCTACATTGCCGTCAAGGCAGCGGCGGCGCTGACCTTGTCCCTGGTAGCCGTCATTGCCCAATTCGTCATTGGTGCCATCGCCGGGGTGACCATGGACCCGCAGATCTGGCTGACCGCAGGCCTGGTTGCCTGGTTGGGTTCACTAGTCTTCGCCGCCCTGGGCCTGTTCGTCGGGTACCTCATGCCAAGCCAGAACGTCATGCAGATCCTTGGCCCGGCGCTCGCCATCCTGGCCATGTTGGGAGGATTGTTCATGCCGATCGAGATCATGGGAGACACCTTCGGCGAGATTGCGAAGTTCACACCGGCCTACGGGATCGGACAATTGGCGCGCAGCCCCATCACCGGCGATTTTGATGCCCTCTGGATCGTTAACGTGCTGGTATGGCTGGCCATCTTCGTTGGCGGGGCGGCCATGGCCTTCCGCCGTGACACAAAACGTGTCTGA
- a CDS encoding sensor histidine kinase: MSSPGLGDTFRGPGPRKWFVGAGFSIILWAWPTWNLVWSVDEPPLWKVAASASLVAFFAAYAVLPMFSRSRGTRTGLACTGILLALNGLVILLVGKEALWTWPFLACAIAMTVLPPRVDFVLILAMAAVSLATELVTGTPEQAFFQPALILSLGLMMSSFARLIRQTVQLREAQTELADAAVAAERSRVARDMHDILGHSLTVIAVKAELAGRLMEGSPADPATDRAAAEISDVQDLARGALADVRATVAGYRGVNVLAELAAARSALESAGINAELPGSVEQVPARHRELFGWVLREGITNVVRHSGAGRCRVLLTASSVMVEDDGVGPGAAGSFGSGLAGIRERAAAAGGSVNVGLSDLGGFRLVVEV, translated from the coding sequence ATGAGCAGCCCTGGCCTTGGCGACACGTTCCGTGGGCCCGGGCCCCGCAAATGGTTCGTAGGAGCCGGATTCTCCATCATCCTCTGGGCCTGGCCCACGTGGAACCTGGTGTGGTCGGTGGACGAACCCCCGCTATGGAAGGTGGCTGCTTCCGCATCGCTGGTGGCTTTCTTCGCCGCCTACGCCGTCCTGCCGATGTTCAGCCGGAGCCGCGGAACCAGGACGGGACTCGCCTGTACGGGGATCCTGTTGGCTTTGAACGGCCTTGTCATTCTCCTGGTCGGCAAGGAGGCATTGTGGACCTGGCCGTTCCTCGCATGCGCCATCGCCATGACCGTGCTGCCGCCACGTGTGGACTTTGTCCTCATCCTTGCCATGGCCGCTGTGTCCTTGGCGACGGAACTGGTAACCGGTACCCCCGAGCAGGCGTTCTTCCAGCCCGCCCTCATCCTGTCGCTCGGCCTCATGATGTCCTCCTTTGCACGGCTGATCCGGCAGACGGTCCAGCTCCGCGAGGCGCAAACCGAACTGGCCGACGCCGCAGTGGCTGCCGAGCGCAGCCGCGTCGCCCGGGACATGCACGACATTCTGGGGCACTCCTTGACGGTGATCGCTGTCAAAGCGGAGCTGGCCGGGCGGTTGATGGAAGGATCACCCGCGGATCCGGCCACGGACAGGGCCGCCGCGGAAATCAGCGATGTGCAGGACCTGGCCCGCGGCGCGCTCGCAGATGTCAGGGCCACTGTTGCCGGTTACCGGGGAGTGAACGTCCTTGCCGAGCTCGCAGCGGCCCGGTCAGCTCTCGAGTCGGCGGGGATCAATGCTGAATTGCCCGGCTCGGTGGAGCAGGTGCCGGCCAGGCACCGGGAACTGTTCGGCTGGGTGCTCAGGGAAGGCATCACGAACGTGGTTCGGCACTCAGGCGCCGGCCGCTGCCGGGTCCTGTTGACGGCGTCGAGCGTCATGGTGGAGGACGACGGCGTCGGGCCAGGTGCCGCGGGATCCTTCGGTAGCGGCCTGGCCGGGATCCGCGAAAGGGCAGCGGCTGCCGGTGGCAGCGTTAATGTGGGCTTGAGTGACCTGGGAGGGTTCAGATTGGTTGTTGAGGTATGA